The Sander lucioperca isolate FBNREF2018 chromosome 15, SLUC_FBN_1.2, whole genome shotgun sequence genome window below encodes:
- the LOC116061773 gene encoding protein FAM161A-like — MAAMYRSTSLENKELMALYGGERDHYFTDEECTSEEYDLESECSGEVKGGRSIRSALSLEIYGLQREQHVYFSNQEYYRRLEELKSAHLRNMAELERMYISQSGERHGEEDDRGLERTQNREDRLSISSGSTRKLQRINSQEELDFHDTSSGSDQSELCGENSVGEPELDNPRTTPGQDRTFGRDFQLSPEELMNQKQFRLQPKASCPKPQGRPSRQTLVRVRSNLNVTVPKPFQMMLREEERKRHKVRTRSEIELENMLLRRELEELQECQKKFRASPAPAHIHLPLYEMISRRHSQRSNRSRSSSSLSNCRTRSNQASAAASPPPPPPPQPFHFLERERRKKEAKIVAELEKLGPKEERQAFKARPMPSSVYGTKHRANTRNTSHQFLTICTLEREATESQSDPNSDMEPDVPHSKSDTSLDSRRPQRCLSSKPVKKQIELSIEMVRGREWSYIDPLKVTTCNLYSPLQPRGPVPLLSNKSDYCTSVCVRQCVHKSKKDSKT, encoded by the exons GAGTATGATCTGGAGTCAGAGTGCAGCGGGGAAGTAAAAGGTGGTAGAAGCATTCGCAGCGCTCTGTCGCTGGAAATCTACGGTCTGCAGAGGGAGCAGCATGTTTACTTCTCCAACCAGGAGTACTACAGGAGGCTGGAGGAGCTGAAGAGTGCTCACCTGAGGAACATGGCCGAGCTGGAGAGGATGTACATTAGCCAAAGCGGGGAGAGGCACGGAGAGGAAGATGACAGAGGTCTGGAAAGAACACAGAACAGAGAGGACAGACTGTCAATCAG TAGCGGCTCTACCAGGAAACTCCAGAGGATCAATTCCCAGGAGGAGCTGGACTTCCATGACACATCCAGCGGTTCGGACCAATCAGAGCTCTGTGGAGAGAACAGCGTGGGGGAACCGGAGCTGGACAATCCAAGAACAACTCCTGGCCAGGACCGAACCTTTGGGAG AGACTTCCAGTTGAGCCCAGAAGAGCTGATGAACCAGAAGCAGTTTCGATTACAGCCTAAAGCCTCCTGTCCGAAACCACAGGGAAGACCGTCCCGCCAAACTTTGGTCCGGGTCAGGTCAAACCTTAACGTCACCGTGCCCAAACCCTTCCAGATGATGCttagagaggaggagaggaagaggcacAAGGTGCGAACTCGTTCGGAGATTGAGCTGGAGAACATGTTGCTGAGACGGGAGCTAGAGGAGCTCCAAGAATGCCAGAAAAAGTTCCGGGCATCACCAGCACCGGCGCACATACATTTACCTCTCTACGAAATGATCAGCCGTCGCCACAGTCAGCGATCTAACAGaagcagaagtagcagtagtCTCAGTAACTGTCGCACCAGAAGTAACCaggcctctgctgctgcttcaccaccaccaccaccaccaccacagccTTTCCATttcctggagagagagaggaggaagaaggaggCCAAGATTGTGGCAGAGCTGGAGAAGCTGGGACCAAAAGAGGAACGACAGGCCTTCAAGGCTAGACCCATGCCCAGCTCGGTGTACGGCACCAAACACAGAGCAAACACCAGGAACACAAGCCACCAGTTTCTAACCATCTGCACATTGGAGAGGGAGGCCACGGAGAGCCAAAGTGATCCAAACTCCGACATGGAGCCGGACGTGCCCCACTCCAAGTCGGACACCTCTCTTGACTCCCGTAGGCCTCAGAGATGTCTGTCCTCCAAGCCTGTGAAGAAGCAGATCGAGCTGTCCATTGAGATGGTGAGGGGCAGGGAGTGGTCCTACATTGACCCACTCAAAGTCACCACCTGCAACCTGTACTCCCCTCTGCAGCCACGTGGCCCCGTGCCTCTGCTCTCTAACAAGAGTGACTACTGTacatcagtgtgtgtgagacagtgtgTTCATAAATCAAAGAAAGACAGCAAAACGTGA